TCCGCAACATCGATATCTGTTATTCTTTAATAATACAACGGAACAATATCCTTAGACATCAAATTTGAGATAAGGATGTGGATACGTACAAATGCCTTTTCAATCAAGAGTATCTTTATCTCACCTACTGTGAGCTTGTACCTCATCGAACGCTCTTCCACGTCTTCTAACAAATAGCGCAGCTCGTGTTTTATTACCGATATCTGATGTTTCCGCCGAACGATGGTCCTTTCCCTCTCTTAAATTGTCAGTTCGAAGGTAACTCTTCTCGTTTTCCACGCAAAAGTAAACGAAATAGCGCGATCTCAAAGTTGCTCACACTGTTGTAAATATAGACCGTCGATGACGGACATCTTCCCAATTTGGCGCGAGAAGCCGAGCAATGTCGTCGTGGTCACGTGGCGATTGTCCCTCGGCAGCGCCGAGTCTGCTCTTGAATCGCGTTTGCCAATTgtcaacaaaaactgaaaattccaGTTGGAAATTCAAATGGTACAGCTCATTCCACCGGAAAGTTTCCGAAAAAGATGGAAATCTTCAGACGTATTCGTCTTTTCCCGTTCCAACCGGAATGACCGGAAAATCGTTGTACCATTTGTGAACTCCCACTCGGCTCGATTCACCTCGGCCCCTTTTCCCGCCTTTCACTGCAGATTTTTCAGAATGGCTGCCTCTGCAGCGAGGCAATGCACGGTTTGTGAAGCAATTTTGCAGAGAACCTCCGAATTCCTAAATCATGACTGTACAGGTGAGTAAATAACCAGTTTTGGGAGTCAGCTTGTCCTTTTTTGTAGCATAGAGCGGCCGAAAATAAGCTCTTGTGGGTGTAAAACTCGTAGCATAATAAAATTGTCAACAATACAGCCGGCAAAGTTCATCCAGAGCCTGCACTACGATTCATCGTTGACCATGAAAATCCTGTACCATTACAAGCGTTCCATTCCAACCGGATTTTCCGTGCAAATGGTAAAAGCCCCTAGTGAGGTCAATACGAGAAGCGGACAATCCTAAAATCGATCGCACTTCAATTGCAAAGCCGTTGGGACTTGAAACACGATTATACATTTACCGGAGAAAATCTCCCACATGCTTTCCAACCTGAGACAAATGGACAATTTCAAACTGGAAACATCCGATGCAAAAATTGTGGGAATGTGCGGATACTTTCCCCAGTTCTTACATGGTTGCAGCCCACCCCATAGTTTCGGGCTTGAGAAAATCCATACCCTCTGTCTTACTGCCGTGCAACCGTCTTTGAACGACAGTGGTACAGCCGAATACGAATTCATTTccccttgaaaaaaaatatgtactTTACGTTATTCCCAACCAAGGCGCTGtatgtttgtttgcttttgttttgcttatttttctctttgtttgatTCTTCATGCTGTCGTTTcgttgttgtttctgttttttttgtgcaagGAACAAGTCGGCATGGTATCCTGAGCTTTCAAGATGGCAGTTTGTTATTGACACGGCGTACGCTACACGATTGTTACACAAATTTCGCTAGCATTGTGTCTCTGGCTTCTCGGTGGAAGCCTTTATAAATGATGCTGGCTAATAGTTACgaattgcaaaacaaagaGTAGGAAAAACTGGAACGCTTTCAGAACACACAACTGTTTCTACAAATTGAGAAATAGTCATtctttattactattatttttaagtAATTCATCAATGTTAGTCCGGCGAGTGGAGAccatcctcggagacccaggggcgGTTAGTTGGGGCGAGAGGAAATAAATCGGGCAAGGCAACGAAGCGTCGCAGGTTTACAAGTCAGGCGAAAAAAGCCCCTGGGAACCGACTCTTACCAGACCATTTTCCAAACGGCTCTACCAATGCTGTCTCCTGATTGGGCAGAATAATACAAAGGATTTTTCTGCCCAATCAGGAGGCAGCATTGGTAGAGCCCTTTGGAAATGGTCTGGTAAGAGTCGGTTCCCAGGGGCTTTTTTCGCCTGACTTGTAAACCTGCGACGCTTCGTTGCCTTGCCCGATTTATTTCCTCTCGCCCCAGCTAactgcccctgggtctccgaggatgagTGGAGACTTGCTGCTTTAAGCTTTCAGATGTCGCGTGTGGTGTTTGACGTGATCTTCAACAAAAGACGAAATAAAGTAGTAGCTGTGATCATATCCCTGGGAAATAAGAACAGAATTAGATAAGAAATAACTAGGTAGCGTAAACTCTAGAGACAAAGTAAAATATTCAGATACTTTACTTTGGAATGCTTTTCACAGCTTGACCATCCCatgtaattaaattttcaaccCCCGATATCGCGTTTTTAGCTTTCTAATTGGTTCGATGAATCTCTCATATACCGCATGAATGAAGAGTAAACTTATtttgagggggggggggttgtaACATGCGTATTGCGCCCGAGGCTCCATAAATATTGTAGTGTGTTTGCATGACATCTCGCTTTTAGTTGATGTACTTCAAACTCGATGTTTTCGACGGTGTGAtgtttgatttaaaaaatgaaaattcccCCATATGACCTTGTATCGAAAACGCCGGTCTTAACCATCTTGAAACTCTAACTAGTTCACCCTCTTCTTTTAGTAAACCTAAGATGATTTCTCGTAAACATAATTTACCTCCTGCATTCGTAAAGTAACAGGAACGTTCTTCGATCTGCAAGCCTCGACGAAGTTTTCTGGAAGCAGTTGAGATGGATAGAACTGATCATCCGTACCCTGAAGGAATTAAAAGAATTTAAACTATTTTACTCCGTTTAACGTGCTTAAGTTTCATTAGTATTATCAATTTCATTACTGCTATTACTATTTTGGGAATGTGTTGTCTCtcataatagggagcttaagcaaccacgacgacgacggcaacaaaaaccccacaaatttgcatatttgacaatgaaaaacaggatttttgcacgctttgcacgtgcatttttcatctttttacattttgaagacgttctcgttctttctacgacgtgaaatgacctgtgttgtagttgtgtggacgacgtgagtagatgatgacaaatgttcaattgtGTCtccttatgtcccaagcgctggttccaatttaattccaggatagttagaacacatttttcaagcaaaatgactttgaataactgcgaaattattgcagaaacaggaagttacattttcagatgacgttctcgcttccgtcgccgtcgtgtttgcttaagctccctaatatttcTTTACGACGAGGGTGACTGGAACGCAaggaaacaatgaaagaaagaagtCGTGCACGTTTTACACGCCTCGCACGAGCGTTTTAcatatttttgtaaatttctcTGCCATTCTCCAcataacaaacaaaccaaaacgACCCAGTTGAGACTTTCATGTTGAGGATGTAAGCCCCGAGCCCCACGATAACAACTAACACCATCATACCTGATCAATAAGAATATCTGGTATGGGTCCGTCATAATTCTTCACAAGTTCAGTGGCATCGTATTCCTACCAAGTTGAAAGAAAGCGCAGGTTATCTCAGTTTATGATTTCtcatttttaaagttataaAAACACCAGCTGAAGTCGCTAACATGGGAACTACCAGCCATACCGCCACAAGAAAGTCTTGCTAACTGTCAATTCCCCCTTGAGATTTCTTCGTTACTTGCGCGCTGAAGTTGTTCGAGCTTGCTAAAATTTCAGTAGCGAGTTGAAAGGGAATCATGCTAGAAGCAAGTTGACCATAAACTCTTTTCTTTAGCGCTGAGACATCATGCTGAGCAATAAAGTGAGAAATTCATACTTTCCAAGTTTCTTTATCGCTTCCTAAGTATCCTGTGAGAGCCTTCTGTCCCCATGGACACTGGACTGGGTTGCAGATGGGagagaaggccgaaacagactgtaagaaaaatgtaaaaaaacaacaaaatcatttgtGAAAATACTTGAATTTCAATTCTTATTTGTCTCTTTCGTGATGCATGGCCAGTCAACCTCTACACTACCCGTGCGATTTTTTAATCCTGTGTCAATAGAAACTCTCCCTATTTTACAGAAAATGGCAATGAGGCTTCAATTATGATGCAATctaaataactgaaaaaaaaaaaagattgttctttttaaaagACTATGGAAGCTATCTCTACTGAAATCCTCGGCTGCAAAAGAGGACCAACAttttaatataaaatttttcaataatgaCGTTAACGGAAAAGCTCTCAGCAAATGGCATTTCCTATATTACATTCCTAACCTATTATCAACAGCAGTTTGCCAACAAACTTTCCAACTTGAGGTTACCAAGACCTTCACAAAAGTCAGCTCTTTGAATAAggatattattatatttattattattatttttattgtttttttttaattcgttttttgtttaatgGGAATAGTTTTGTGATTGTTTTACATTGTCATTTATAGATAATATTTGTACATATTTTTATCcgatttaaaaatatagttattcattattataGGAATGTTGGATTActttaataattttgtatttttttttactattctGTAAATATTGGAtgaattgtaaataaagttttttggttattaaaaaaaattattcttattattattatatcataTTActatttgaataataatagttattcaAAGAACTGACTTTTGTGAAGTTCCAGATAACGGTCGCTAACTAACTAAAGGATACCaactttatatttttgtttgacaaacaagttgatcCCGAGGGTCAAATTTTCCCCGTGAAGACATAACAAAGCTcacgttttgagcgttagccctgcATCAGAGTGAATCATTCCTGCCAATTAATGAACCACTTATTTTATTAAACAAGTACTGGACATTCTGTAGTATTTTGTCTTAAGTGTTCTCCCTTGATCTTACCTTATACAACCCTGGATTTTTAAGGAAACAGATTAAGGCTCCATGACCACCCATGCTGTTGTAAGGAAAGCAGAACATCAGAGGTGATGCACAATTTTATACCTTATCCCTAAATTTCCAGATTTCAAATATGCTACAATCAACTTCTAGCACTAGATGTAAAGAATTTTGAGACCAAACTCATTGAAGATCTAAATCATAAATACAGCCCAGGAAGCTAGCTGTAAAATCGACACCCCCTGATGATTTATGGATGTGCAAAAACTGTGAGGTATCCTGTGCTTCCCTTACAGGACAACACCCTGGTTCTTCAATAGCATTGCAAGTGTACGCACACAAGTGCAGTAATACAAGTGAAGTAATATGTTTGACCTCTTTTGTTCTAACAATAGGTACTAAGGACTGAGTTTGCACATTTTGCTTGTCGTTAGTATTGCAAGAGAAAACTAGGCTCAAGAGTCCACaatgatatatatatttatacacCCTGTCCAACCTCAGGTCCTCATTGTAACTCTGGTGGACAAAtgacataatttttattgctttttttttttcttctctttctacttttttcatttttgtaaaatcattaattcCTGTTAATGGCTCTTGGCCCAGTGATGttagaataacaataacactaattagtatcacccaactagtggactaatgcaaatcctgcattttgattggctacgctactataggtccattagtaatagtcatagagtagcgaagttcgccggttttgtaaacctatttatttcgttttattcccaagtaaatattttttttgctgaatttattattgcttttttctgtccaaaTAGTTGgttgatactaaaacaattagacccttcgccctcaagggtcACGGATcgatagcccattcggcttcgcctcatgggctattgcccgtagccctttcgggctacgggtctaattgttaattattactgttaaaCTTGATAGAAAAACCCTGAACATGAAAGAAGTATGCTATGAAGTTATCCATTCCCACTTatacaaaaattattgacaTACCCTAAAGACTAGAAGCACTAAGATGAGAACAGATGTCTCGTATTATGATGCCTGCCTCAACCCACTTCTGATTTTATTGGTTCTCTACTCATTTCAACTCAAAGAGGTTAGACTTCACTTCACTTCTAACATTTTGACACAAGTAACCATTGATATTATGTATACTTTGGATTCTAACCTGTGCCCAAATACTGACTGCTTTTCAGGTAAAACTGGAAAATTGCTTGCAATCAAGGCTGGAAGCTGAAGAGAAATGAGCAGgtaaaatatgtttaaagatgcttttctttttcttcataattGCTGATTGATCTAACTGCACAGTACTAACACAGTTGATTGCTATTGCCTATGAACACAGTCCAACAGGACTTAATTAACTTAGGTGAACAGATGAGAAGATTTTCCTTTCAGCAAGTTTTCCTAAACCCCTTGCAAAATAAACATACACGGTTTTCAAAAGTGGAATAGTATCAAGAGGAGAAAAAGAATCCAACGATACACACTTTTGTGGTCAATGACAAAATCTCCTTCAGAGATAAAAAGTACCCAGCACAAATATTGAAAGTGGCTGGAGAACTGCATCTGGTATCTGGTGCTCTTGAAAATTCTTATTATAACCATCATTTAGCTCTTCTTGTTTGGATTCCCCTAAGCAAGCCTTCATTGCACTCTCCAATTATTGGACACTGCATTAGCAAGATTTCCACAGTCATGCAATTCCGCAATCTCTTTCATTCACACCTTCTACCTAGTTGTAAGATcaaccttttctttcttttcctagAAACTGATAAAAAAGTACTGCTTCTATTGTACTGCCTTAGTTTTTAACTGCTCTCGTTAAAATCTTTCACCTCTTTTGTGACATAAGAGAACATTCTGTAATTTGTTTTCCAGTTCTCCTCAGTTGCATCAACATAGAAACCTGCACCAGTTCCAAAGTCATAACTGTCATCTTCGCCCTCAATACCACAAGATCctacaaaaaacaaaggaaaggtctAACCCATGGGAAATATCATTGTAATGAACAACTTGATAGATGATATTAAATTAAAGATGGAATTGCATTGAATATATCTGTGGATGAATGATGTAAATAATAGTTGCTTAGGAATGGGTGGAGGACCTACTGAAAACTTTTCAGTAGTTGCTCCACCCATTGtcaagcaaccatcatttaAAACTTGATAGATGTATGCTTGTATACATGCTTGTATAAAACTTGCTTGCTAGTGGCAAGCTTTCTGTATGTTTGCTCTGCTCCCAGGTGTATTGGCCATGATTCATGCCTGCAAGGTGCAGACTGCCAACTACAGGCCATAATCTCTCAGCATACACATGTACCTTCCTCCAATGAAGGAGATTGCCCCTCCCCCCACTTTTGCTAAACAAGCCTACAAGTCACTGCTATTTGCAAGCCTCTAATCCCCCTCTTCTCCTTCAGCAACAACCTTcagcttttcattttttactattattacctCAATAAATTTAAGTCAATGAGTGGTCagtgaaaatggaaaaccGTTTGTGTTCCACAGattttggaagaaaacaagagaCTACCAATACTAGCAAGAGGTAATGACTTGCGTGTTCTTCTCTTACTCTTTCATCCTGTCATTATTTTCACTTGCCTAACTTGTACAACtgcttgaaagaaaaatttcaagatgtGTGTTGTTGCTTTATTACTGTGATAAGATTGCTTAACTGGCCttataaaaaaatttgtaaCTTACGAGGGCTTGTATCTGGGGCCACAATCATGATCCCTTGTTCAGCAGCAGTGCGTTGTGCTCCCGCTTTTGTGATAAAGTTCTGTTCTGTGCAGGTAAGACCTTGAATAAAATACAGTAGCCATATTATGAAGTGTTTCATAAATATGCCCTTTTGACAGATAgcttcaaaaaaaaacatgacaaatagAATTTCTGTCAAAATAGTTGCATAGAATTGCTAATTAATGCACTTGCCTGATAACCAATAGAGAACAGGTACTTTCTGTGCTGCTGAAATAGGAGGAACATAGACTCCAAATTTCATGTCGCACTTCAGTTCTgagctgtggaaaagaggaaACGAAAGTGAACCATTTAAAGAAAGTGAGGCTATTGAGTGTTTAAAAGTTTCCCATATGAGTTTGCCCATATTGAAAACTTTTTGCCAGCACTGTGAGTTCTTTATTCTGTTTTGACTCTTGGGAATAGCCAAACAGAAGATTACATTGAATAGCATTAAATTATCTAGGGCTTATTATAAAATAAGCTCAACTCTGCGCTCATTTAAATTGGTTACTACCTATGATCCAttggaggacagacgcataaatAAAGtcactgttaactttttcacttcttttttgtataaaacaaatagatttcaTGTGTGTCTTTTCAGTAACAGACCACagaagacgtcaaaatgtggttaAGTTACATGaaaaagtggcacacaagctgtttttaccacattttgacgtcatccatgatctattactgaacagatgcacagcaacatggaatctatcaTAAATAATATAACATACAGCATCCATTGCCCTAATTACCACACCATCAGGGCCTTGAATGACTTTAACCTTAGAATTTTTATTCAACCGAAACAGTAACTTTCCAAAGGTAAGGTTTGTCAAAAAGTTAATTGGATGTTTCCATGGGGGGAGTGGGGTGGGGTGAGCGGACAAACACCATGAGGTGCTTATTGTCTGTCCCGCATTGGCCATAAGCGAAAAAGTCAATATTTCTAATAAAATTCGGCCAAATGAAAGCAACTATCGCAAATGAAAACTGTACTACAGACCTGTGATGTTTAAAAACCTTCTGAGAGCCACCAAAGCACTTTGCACTCGAGATTTCTTCCAGCCCCATGTTGCCTCTGTCAGCGATAGTTCTGCAGATTTTGTGCCCAAGTTTTGCAGTAAAAAGGAAGCCTTGGTGAACAAATAGGTAAGACTGGTGGTttgtcaaataaattattggtaAATGCCACAATCGGAGgccttaaattggaaaatgcCAAAGACAACAAACTCACTCAACCCTGTTCTCCCAAGCGATCTCATTTACTAGTGCCAGTCCTACAAACGCGGCACTTGATGCTAGTGGGCAAGGAGGGGGCGTGGCAACGCCAACATTAGCTTTTCATTTGTGAAGTCATACTACGCTCGCTACGCTAACCTTTCTCCATTTACAAAGCGAGAAAGCCGCTTCCCTATGGGTGGTTCCAGGGTGGAAACATCGTGTCGACAGGATGTTATCAATTTTCGTAAAACTGTGAAAAACGCCTGCATTAGAAGGCTTAGCGAATAAATCAGATTTATTACTTAAAGTGACTCTTTTTAGgctacatttttttctttgctggatagataaaatgaaacaaaacacacAGGTTTGTTCAAGATTGAGTCCCTTAAAATTGCTTCCGTTTTCTTGTCAGTCTAGAATCCAAAACTTCATACATCGCTCGAGACGTTTTTGGCCTTGTTCCCTCTCTTCCTGTGATGTATTCCCTGGTCCTCTGGTCTCTCGACTCCAAGGAGTTTGCCCTCAGCCGGAGACCAACCGTCCGTGCGAGAATGTGTGATTTTTCTGTCACCTGGTACAAAGAAGACAGTTTATTCAACGTGCTTTCTgaacgaagaaaaaaataaatcaagatCACTTGtttatcaagtaagctatgatcatcgcagttacgaacgcaatttaaacaattgcgtatagaagcctgaaaaagtcaggacttcaaccccgttgaagtcctcgTAACTGCCATGATCAttgcttacttgatttcaaatccgcagttcaatatatgaaacatttcatatatcacttcacatcacTTGTTTAGTTACTAATGTTTTATCTTAATTGGAACTCCTCTTTGACCTAGAGGGAACTCCTCTTTGACCTAAAGAACACaaaagaagatttttttttcttccgcTGCCGCTGAAGAACATAGCGTGTGGATTTTAATCTGATCTGCCTTTTCCCGCCCAAGGGAAAAGCGGAAGCTGTTCAATTTCTAACCTGTCAGAGAAACGCCGATTGACCAATCAACCTTCAGCAATCGGTCACATGGCAAAACACAACGGAACCATGCGTACATCC
This sequence is a window from Acropora palmata chromosome 9, jaAcrPala1.3, whole genome shotgun sequence. Protein-coding genes within it:
- the LOC141892960 gene encoding S-formylglutathione hydrolase-like gives rise to the protein MRSLGRTGLSFLFTAKLGHKICRTIADRGNMGLEEISSAKCFGGSQKVFKHHSSELKCDMKFGVYVPPISAAQKVPVLYWLSGLTCTEQNFITKAGAQRTAAEQGIMIVAPDTSPRSCGIEGEDDSYDFGTGAGFYVDATEENWKTNYRMFSYVTKELPALIASNFPVLPEKQSVFGHSMGGHGALICFLKNPGLYKSVSAFSPICNPVQCPWGQKALTGYLGSDKETWKEYDATELVKNYDGPIPDILIDQGTDDQFYPSQLLPENFVEACRSKNVPVTLRMQEGYDHSYYFISSFVEDHVKHHTRHLKA